One Oryzomonas sagensis DNA segment encodes these proteins:
- the uvrA gene encoding excinuclease ABC subunit UvrA — protein sequence MAHSSIIVKGACEHNLKCIDVEIPRDELVVITGISGSGKSTLAFDTIYAEGQRRYVESLSAYARQFLEQMEKPDVESIEGLSPAISIEQKTTSKNPRSTVGTVTEIYDYLRLLFARVGHPHCTSCGREITSQTVSQMVDQIMALPAGAKLTLLAPMIRGRKGEYKKELNQLRKEGFTRVVIDGTLRELADEIELDKKKKHDIDIVIDRIVVKEGVQRRLADSLETALHHAEGVVKVETVLPATDEPDEEGGRRPPKPVTHIFSEKLACVECGISYQEVTPRLFSFNNPHGACPDCTGLGTRMYFDAELVIPNQELSLREGAIAPWEKRLSGWFHLILEALAKAYKFDIRTPFKDLPHQVRDVILNGSGGKKIEFWWEEDGGRRHTYQKEFEGVLNNLERRWRETESDASREEMEKYMNVMPCPTCQGARLRPEALHVLVGGRTIRDVTAFSIRDCLAFFEGLELTDKEKEIARRILKEIRERLSFLVNVGLDYLSLDRTSGTLSGGEGQRIRLATQIGSSLVGVLYILDEPSIGLHQRDNARLLDTLRHLRDLGNTVLVVEHDEETILEADYLIDMGPGAGVHGGEVVAQGTPAEVMKNPESLTGRYLSGELSIPVPKKRRKGTKHLKIIGASENNLKNVDAEIPLGIMTCVTGVSGSGKSTLVIDTLYKVLSQRLYRSREKAGAVRDIRGLEHLDKVINIDQSPIGRTPRSNPATYTGVFGDIRDLFSNLPESKLRGYKPGRYSFNVKGGRCEACSGDGIIKIEMHFLPDVYVECEVCKGARYNRETLEVLYKGKSIAQVLDMTVSQSLEFMGAIPRIKNKLKTLEEVGLGYIKLGQSATTLSGGEAQRVKLAKELSRRATGRTIYILDEPTTGLHFEDIRKLLEVIQRLVDAGNTIVIIEHNLDVIKTADHIIDLGPEGGDRGGEIIASGTPEQVAKVSKSYTGQYLRKML from the coding sequence ATGGCACACTCCAGCATAATCGTCAAAGGCGCCTGCGAGCACAACCTCAAGTGTATCGATGTTGAAATCCCGCGGGACGAGTTAGTCGTCATCACCGGCATCTCCGGCTCGGGCAAATCCACCCTGGCCTTCGACACCATCTACGCCGAGGGGCAGCGCCGCTATGTGGAATCCCTCTCGGCCTACGCCCGCCAGTTCCTGGAACAGATGGAAAAACCGGACGTGGAGTCCATCGAAGGGCTCTCCCCGGCCATCTCCATCGAACAGAAGACCACGAGCAAGAACCCCCGCTCCACCGTGGGCACGGTCACGGAGATCTACGACTACCTGCGCCTGCTGTTCGCCCGGGTCGGCCATCCCCACTGCACCTCCTGCGGCAGGGAGATCACCTCCCAGACCGTCTCCCAGATGGTGGACCAGATCATGGCGCTGCCCGCCGGTGCCAAGTTGACCCTGCTGGCCCCCATGATCCGGGGCCGCAAGGGGGAGTACAAGAAGGAACTCAACCAGTTGCGCAAGGAGGGCTTCACCCGGGTCGTCATCGACGGAACCTTGCGGGAGTTGGCCGACGAGATCGAGCTGGACAAGAAGAAAAAACACGACATCGACATCGTCATCGACCGCATCGTGGTCAAGGAGGGGGTCCAGCGCCGCCTGGCCGACTCCCTGGAGACCGCCCTGCACCATGCCGAAGGGGTGGTGAAGGTGGAGACCGTCCTGCCGGCCACGGATGAACCGGACGAGGAGGGGGGCAGGAGACCTCCCAAGCCGGTTACCCATATCTTCTCCGAAAAGCTGGCCTGCGTGGAGTGCGGCATCTCCTACCAGGAGGTCACACCGCGGCTCTTCTCCTTCAACAACCCCCACGGCGCCTGCCCGGACTGCACCGGCCTGGGTACCCGCATGTACTTCGATGCCGAACTGGTGATTCCCAATCAGGAACTGTCCCTGCGGGAAGGGGCCATCGCCCCGTGGGAAAAACGGCTCTCGGGCTGGTTCCACCTGATCCTGGAGGCGTTGGCCAAGGCCTACAAATTCGACATCCGCACCCCCTTCAAGGATCTGCCCCACCAGGTTCGGGACGTGATCCTGAACGGTTCCGGGGGCAAGAAGATCGAGTTCTGGTGGGAAGAGGACGGCGGACGGCGCCATACCTACCAGAAGGAGTTCGAGGGGGTGCTGAACAACCTGGAACGGCGCTGGCGCGAGACCGAATCGGACGCATCCCGGGAAGAGATGGAAAAGTACATGAACGTCATGCCGTGCCCCACCTGCCAGGGGGCGCGCCTGCGCCCCGAGGCGCTGCATGTGCTGGTGGGGGGGCGCACCATCCGCGACGTCACCGCTTTCTCCATCCGTGACTGCCTGGCCTTTTTCGAGGGTTTGGAACTCACCGACAAGGAGAAGGAGATCGCCCGGCGCATCCTCAAGGAGATCCGCGAGCGCCTGTCGTTCCTGGTGAACGTAGGGCTGGACTACCTCTCCCTGGACCGCACCTCCGGCACCCTCTCCGGCGGCGAAGGGCAGCGCATCCGCCTGGCCACCCAGATCGGCTCGTCTCTGGTGGGGGTACTCTACATCCTGGACGAGCCCTCCATTGGCCTCCACCAGCGGGACAATGCACGCCTGCTGGACACCCTCAGGCATCTGCGCGACCTGGGCAACACCGTCCTGGTGGTGGAACACGACGAAGAGACCATTCTGGAGGCCGACTATCTGATCGACATGGGGCCGGGGGCCGGGGTCCACGGCGGCGAGGTGGTGGCCCAGGGCACACCTGCCGAGGTCATGAAGAATCCGGAATCCCTCACCGGCAGATACCTGTCCGGGGAGTTGTCCATCCCGGTGCCGAAGAAGCGCCGCAAGGGGACCAAGCACTTAAAGATCATCGGCGCCTCCGAAAACAACCTGAAGAACGTGGATGCGGAGATTCCCCTGGGCATCATGACCTGCGTGACCGGCGTTTCGGGCTCGGGGAAATCGACCCTGGTGATCGACACCCTGTACAAGGTGCTGAGCCAAAGGCTCTACCGCAGCCGGGAGAAGGCCGGCGCCGTGAGGGACATCCGCGGCCTGGAGCATCTGGACAAGGTCATCAATATCGACCAGTCCCCGATCGGCCGCACCCCGCGCAGCAACCCGGCCACCTATACCGGCGTGTTCGGCGATATCCGCGACCTGTTTTCCAACCTGCCCGAATCCAAGCTGCGCGGCTACAAGCCGGGGCGCTACTCCTTCAACGTCAAGGGGGGACGCTGCGAGGCCTGTTCCGGGGACGGCATCATCAAGATCGAGATGCACTTCCTGCCGGACGTGTACGTGGAGTGCGAGGTCTGCAAGGGGGCGCGCTACAACCGGGAGACCCTGGAGGTGCTCTACAAGGGCAAGTCCATCGCCCAAGTGCTGGACATGACCGTTTCCCAGTCCCTGGAGTTCATGGGCGCCATCCCGCGCATCAAGAACAAGCTCAAGACCCTGGAAGAGGTGGGCCTGGGCTACATCAAACTGGGACAATCCGCCACCACCCTCTCGGGAGGCGAGGCCCAGCGGGTCAAGCTGGCCAAGGAACTTTCCCGCCGCGCCACCGGCCGCACCATCTACATCCTGGACGAACCGACCACCGGCCTGCACTTCGAGGATATCCGCAAGCTCCTGGAAGTGATCCAGCGCCTGGTGGACGCCGGCAACACCATCGTCATCATCGAGCACAATCTTGACGTGATCAAGACCGCCGACCACATCATCGATCTGGGCCCCGAGGGGGGCGACCGGGGGGGCGAGATCATCGCCAGCGGCACCCCGGAGCAGGTGGCCAAGGTCAGCAAATCATACACCGGCCAGTACCTGCGCAAGATGCTGTAG
- a CDS encoding ROK family protein, whose translation MTNNHTMMTSASEQTPFRIGIDLGGTKTEALLLAPDGTVLFRERRGTPLDRGYPAVVATVTTAIREAMALVPAGAPCTVGIGIPGSSDERTGLVRNANSTCLIGRPLQGDLERQLDRAVALCNDADCFTLAECCQGAGQGYGLVFGVIMGTGCGGGICIDGRVRQGPHRIAGEWGHLSVDPAGTACYCGNRGCVETKISGSGVEAAFAREYGERLTMERIVAGAREGEPRCRAAFDRFLDDFGRCLGGLISILDPDAVVLGGGLSNIVELYTTGIERVRHYAFHDHLATPILKNRLGDSAGVFGAAWIGI comes from the coding sequence ATGACAAATAACCACACCATGATGACCTCTGCCTCTGAACAGACGCCCTTCCGTATCGGCATCGACCTGGGAGGCACCAAGACCGAGGCGCTGCTCCTTGCCCCCGACGGTACGGTCCTGTTCCGGGAGCGCCGGGGCACGCCCCTTGACCGGGGCTATCCCGCCGTAGTGGCAACCGTAACCACGGCCATTCGGGAAGCCATGGCCCTTGTTCCGGCCGGGGCGCCCTGCACCGTGGGGATCGGCATCCCCGGCTCCAGTGACGAGCGGACCGGCCTGGTGCGCAACGCCAACTCCACCTGCCTCATCGGCAGGCCCCTGCAGGGGGACCTGGAACGGCAACTGGACCGGGCCGTGGCCCTGTGCAACGATGCCGACTGTTTCACCCTGGCCGAGTGCTGTCAGGGGGCGGGGCAAGGATACGGGCTGGTATTCGGGGTGATCATGGGGACCGGCTGCGGGGGCGGGATCTGCATCGACGGACGGGTACGCCAAGGGCCTCACCGCATCGCCGGGGAATGGGGGCACCTGTCGGTGGACCCGGCCGGGACGGCGTGCTACTGCGGCAACCGGGGGTGCGTGGAGACGAAGATCAGCGGCTCCGGGGTCGAGGCGGCCTTTGCACGGGAGTACGGCGAACGCTTGACCATGGAGCGGATCGTGGCAGGCGCCCGGGAGGGGGAGCCCCGCTGCCGCGCCGCCTTCGACCGGTTCCTGGACGACTTCGGCCGCTGCCTGGGGGGACTGATCTCGATCCTCGACCCGGATGCCGTGGTTCTGGGGGGCGGCTTGTCCAACATCGTCGAGCTGTACACCACCGGCATCGAGCGGGTACGGCACTATGCCTTCCACGACCACCTGGCCACCCCGATTCTGAAGAACCGCCTGGGCGACTCGGCCGGCGTCTTCGGCGCCGCCTGGATCGGAATCTGA
- a CDS encoding flagellar motor protein MotB has translation MALKREPEKHPNHERWLVSYGDLLTLLLAVFVVLYAMSLADKKKVEEVAESLRESFGYSKASLGAKPVVIESGNISIVPSIKPQSLPVQQRQAQGKQRAYAMEKDFGTIKASLDAYLTKSGNRGKVSIDITRRGLVVSLKEAGFFDSGSARIKAGSEELFSVIAQSLSHYANPYRIEGHTDNVPIHTGQFRSNWELSTMRATNVLQKLVDSYGFDPAVMSAAGYGEYRSVADNGAAEGRAKNRRVDIVMLSSGGEAGEPGNGSSR, from the coding sequence ATGGCATTGAAGCGGGAACCGGAAAAGCACCCGAATCATGAACGCTGGCTGGTCTCATACGGCGATCTGCTGACGCTGCTCTTAGCGGTCTTCGTGGTCCTGTACGCCATGTCCCTGGCCGATAAGAAGAAGGTTGAAGAGGTGGCGGAGTCGCTGCGGGAGTCCTTCGGGTACTCCAAAGCGTCCCTCGGGGCAAAGCCGGTGGTGATCGAGTCTGGGAATATCAGCATTGTTCCGAGCATCAAACCCCAAAGCTTGCCGGTGCAGCAGCGCCAAGCCCAGGGGAAGCAGCGCGCCTATGCGATGGAGAAGGATTTTGGAACGATCAAGGCATCCCTGGATGCCTACCTGACGAAGAGCGGCAATAGGGGGAAGGTGAGCATCGATATCACCCGCCGGGGGCTGGTGGTAAGTCTCAAGGAGGCGGGGTTCTTCGATTCGGGCAGCGCCCGGATCAAGGCGGGATCTGAGGAGCTTTTCAGCGTGATCGCCCAATCCCTGTCCCATTATGCCAATCCCTATCGGATCGAGGGACATACGGATAACGTACCGATCCACACCGGCCAGTTCCGTTCCAATTGGGAGCTTTCAACGATGCGCGCCACTAATGTTCTCCAGAAGTTGGTCGATTCCTACGGCTTCGATCCGGCCGTGATGTCGGCGGCGGGGTACGGCGAATACCGTTCCGTGGCCGACAATGGGGCTGCGGAAGGCCGGGCCAAAAACCGTCGAGTCGATATCGTGATGCTGTCGTCCGGGGGCGAGGCGGGTGAACCGGGAAACGGTTCGAGTCGGTAG
- a CDS encoding TetR/AcrR family transcriptional regulator — protein sequence MAKSEKRDEIVRATMELIAEFGFHDAPIAVIAARANVGAGTIYRYFANKDVLINEIYLEIEERLMAHILEGYRSERPVRERFLHLGVGVLSYFIRNPAEFHYFEQFHISPYGGAFRRERLLERTEYRDVFMVLFQDGTAQQVVKNLPLMMLFSLLFGPLFTVAREHLLGFVPLDDQLIETVVTTCWDAIRQ from the coding sequence ATGGCAAAATCGGAAAAGCGTGACGAGATAGTGCGTGCGACGATGGAACTCATCGCCGAGTTTGGTTTCCATGACGCCCCCATAGCCGTGATCGCAGCCAGGGCCAATGTGGGGGCCGGGACCATCTACCGCTATTTTGCGAACAAGGATGTACTGATCAACGAGATTTACCTGGAGATAGAAGAACGGCTCATGGCTCATATCCTGGAGGGGTACCGGTCCGAACGTCCCGTCAGGGAGCGCTTCCTCCATCTCGGAGTCGGAGTGCTCTCCTACTTCATACGCAATCCGGCGGAATTCCATTATTTCGAACAGTTTCACATCTCGCCCTACGGTGGCGCATTCCGCAGGGAACGGCTTTTGGAGCGTACAGAGTATCGCGATGTCTTTATGGTCCTCTTTCAGGACGGAACGGCACAGCAGGTTGTAAAGAATCTTCCCCTGATGATGCTCTTTTCCCTGCTGTTCGGGCCGTTATTCACCGTTGCACGAGAGCATCTCCTGGGCTTTGTTCCTTTGGACGACCAACTTATCGAAACGGTGGTCACCACCTGTTGGGATGCGATCCGGCAGTAG
- the msrA gene encoding peptide-methionine (S)-S-oxide reductase MsrA, whose protein sequence is MKRPLQLAMIGLAMAFVLAPAAVVAAGSAPVLEKATFAGGCFWCMEHPFDELPGVISVTSGYTGGQTRNPTYAEVSAGGTGHAESVQIVYDPSRIGYDRLLTVYWHNIDPTVKDRQFCDNGHQYRSAIFYHNEQQRRLAQQSKEALARSKPFREAIVTEITPAGPFYPAEEYHQHYYKKNPIRYKFYRTSCGRDKRLKELWGGAAGH, encoded by the coding sequence ATGAAACGACCATTACAACTGGCAATGATCGGGCTCGCGATGGCGTTCGTACTGGCCCCGGCCGCTGTTGTGGCGGCAGGTTCAGCCCCAGTTTTGGAAAAGGCCACCTTTGCCGGCGGCTGTTTCTGGTGCATGGAACACCCCTTCGACGAACTGCCCGGGGTGATCTCAGTGACCTCCGGCTATACGGGCGGCCAGACCAGAAACCCGACCTACGCAGAGGTCTCCGCCGGCGGCACCGGCCATGCCGAATCGGTGCAGATCGTCTACGACCCGTCCCGGATCGGCTACGACAGGCTGCTCACGGTCTACTGGCACAATATCGACCCCACCGTGAAGGACCGCCAGTTCTGCGACAACGGACACCAGTACCGTAGTGCCATCTTCTACCACAACGAGCAGCAGCGCCGGCTGGCCCAACAATCGAAAGAGGCCTTGGCACGGAGCAAGCCCTTCCGGGAGGCGATCGTGACCGAGATCACTCCGGCCGGTCCCTTCTATCCGGCGGAGGAGTACCACCAGCACTACTACAAAAAAAATCCGATCCGTTACAAATTCTATCGTACCAGTTGCGGCCGCGACAAACGACTCAAAGAGCTGTGGGGCGGCGCGGCGGGGCATTGA
- the msrB gene encoding peptide-methionine (R)-S-oxide reductase MsrB — MKRHHILPAAVIICSVAGACSNGNGTPTATTAGQSAQTASPGSASRVRLYSVARKGYIMSDKVTKSEAEWRKLLTPEQYRVTREQGTERAYTGATWNNHEKGIYRCVCCGNDLYSSDTKYESGTGWPSFWQPVAPENVTLRPDNGFFMKRTEVVCSRCEAHLGHVFDDGPQPTGLRYCMNSAAMQFVKTP, encoded by the coding sequence ATGAAACGGCATCACATCCTTCCGGCCGCCGTCATTATCTGTTCGGTGGCCGGCGCATGCAGCAACGGCAACGGCACGCCAACGGCCACGACGGCTGGCCAAAGCGCCCAAACCGCTTCGCCGGGCTCGGCGAGCCGCGTCCGGCTCTACTCCGTGGCCCGGAAAGGGTATATCATGAGCGACAAGGTCACCAAGAGCGAGGCAGAGTGGCGCAAGCTCCTCACCCCGGAGCAGTACCGCGTCACCCGGGAACAGGGGACCGAGCGGGCCTACACCGGCGCCACCTGGAACAACCACGAGAAGGGGATTTACCGCTGCGTCTGCTGCGGCAACGATCTCTACAGCTCGGACACCAAGTATGAATCCGGCACCGGCTGGCCCAGCTTCTGGCAGCCGGTCGCCCCGGAAAACGTGACCCTGCGGCCGGACAACGGCTTCTTCATGAAACGCACCGAGGTGGTGTGCAGCCGCTGCGAGGCGCACCTGGGGCATGTCTTCGACGACGGCCCCCAGCCGACCGGGCTGCGCTACTGCATGAACTCGGCAGCCATGCAGTTCGTCAAAACGCCGTGA
- a CDS encoding mercuric reductase, with product MSGAPAIAPDTPENRELRDNVHPSDWALPQPAGCYNLVVIGAGTAGLVCAAGAAGLGARVALVERHLMGGDCLNYGCVPSKGLIRAARALFDARNGDEFGIRGGAGVGCDFGAAMERMRRLRSSLSRHDSARRFRDELGVDVFLGEARFTARDRVAVDGREISFRKAAICTGGRAAAPPIPGLAEAGYLTSETVFSLTELPRRLAVIGAGPIGCELAQAFSRFGSRVTLIEAAPGIMGREDRDAADILRKVLMREGIDLLTGTTVRAAAQRGSDKVLRLERDGAATEVTADAILVGVGRAANTEGLGLEAAGVAYGPGGVTISDTLQTSNPRIYAAGDCCFPFKFTHTADALARILIANALFMGRQKASGLVIPWCTYTDPEIAHVGLYERDARERGIPASTLTVPLTEVDRAVLDGETEGFARVHLRAGTDRIIGATIVARHAGEMINEFSLAITSGLGLGTIARTIHPYPTQAEAIKKLADAHNRTRLTPFLKRMLGAWLRWQRGGSCDAGKGGRKP from the coding sequence GTGAGCGGAGCACCGGCCATAGCGCCCGACACCCCGGAGAACCGGGAGTTGCGGGATAATGTTCACCCCAGCGACTGGGCCCTCCCCCAGCCGGCAGGATGCTACAACCTGGTGGTGATCGGCGCCGGGACCGCAGGCTTGGTCTGCGCCGCCGGGGCGGCCGGTCTGGGCGCCAGGGTGGCCCTGGTGGAGCGGCACCTCATGGGGGGCGACTGCCTCAACTACGGCTGCGTCCCGTCCAAGGGACTTATCCGCGCGGCGCGGGCCCTGTTCGACGCGCGCAACGGCGATGAATTCGGCATCAGGGGGGGCGCGGGGGTCGGCTGCGACTTCGGCGCGGCCATGGAGCGGATGCGGCGGCTGCGCAGTTCCTTGAGCCGCCACGATTCGGCCCGACGGTTCCGCGACGAACTGGGGGTCGACGTTTTCCTAGGCGAGGCCCGTTTCACCGCCCGCGACCGGGTAGCGGTGGACGGCCGGGAGATATCTTTCAGGAAGGCCGCCATCTGCACCGGCGGGCGGGCGGCAGCGCCGCCGATCCCGGGTTTGGCCGAGGCCGGCTACCTGACCAGCGAAACCGTATTCTCCCTGACCGAACTGCCACGCCGCCTGGCGGTGATCGGCGCCGGGCCCATCGGCTGCGAACTGGCCCAGGCGTTCTCCCGCTTCGGCAGCCGGGTGACGCTGATCGAAGCGGCGCCCGGGATCATGGGGCGCGAGGACCGGGACGCTGCCGACATCCTGCGGAAGGTCCTGATGCGTGAAGGGATCGACCTGCTGACGGGAACAACGGTCCGGGCCGCGGCACAGCGGGGCAGCGACAAGGTACTGCGCCTGGAACGGGACGGTGCGGCAACCGAGGTTACGGCGGACGCCATCCTGGTGGGGGTCGGCCGGGCTGCCAACACGGAGGGACTGGGACTGGAGGCGGCCGGTGTCGCCTACGGACCGGGAGGGGTAACGATCAGCGACACCCTGCAAACCTCCAATCCCCGCATCTATGCCGCCGGCGACTGCTGTTTCCCCTTCAAGTTCACCCACACCGCCGATGCCCTGGCCCGCATCCTGATCGCCAACGCCCTCTTCATGGGGCGGCAGAAGGCATCCGGCCTGGTCATCCCGTGGTGCACCTACACCGACCCGGAGATCGCCCATGTGGGGTTGTATGAACGGGATGCGCGGGAGCGGGGCATCCCGGCCTCTACCCTGACCGTGCCCCTGACAGAGGTGGACCGGGCCGTGCTGGACGGCGAGACCGAGGGTTTCGCCCGGGTCCACCTGCGCGCCGGCACCGACAGGATCATCGGCGCCACCATCGTGGCCCGCCACGCCGGGGAGATGATCAACGAATTCTCCCTGGCCATCACAAGCGGCCTCGGCCTGGGGACCATCGCCCGGACCATCCACCCCTACCCGACCCAGGCCGAGGCGATCAAAAAGCTGGCCGACGCCCATAACCGCACCCGCCTGACGCCGTTCCTCAAAAGGATGCTCGGCGCCTGGCTGCGCTGGCAGCGGGGCGGGAGTTGCGACGCCGGCAAAGGAGGTAGGAAACCATGA
- a CDS encoding thioesterase family protein, whose translation MKTTLAAGLEHTFSYRVPREKTVPFLYPESDLFRDMPEVFATGFMVGFMEWACMEALRPYLDEGERTLGTMINITHQAATPPGMEVTARVRCIEVDGKRTVWEIEARDEADVIGRGTHERVTVNLDRFSARVAAKGKAAKG comes from the coding sequence ATGAAAACAACACTTGCGGCGGGACTGGAACACACCTTCAGCTATCGCGTGCCGCGGGAGAAGACCGTCCCTTTCCTGTACCCCGAGTCGGACCTGTTCCGTGACATGCCCGAGGTCTTTGCCACCGGCTTCATGGTCGGCTTCATGGAATGGGCCTGCATGGAGGCCCTGCGTCCCTATCTGGACGAAGGGGAGCGGACCCTGGGCACCATGATCAACATCACCCACCAGGCGGCCACTCCTCCCGGCATGGAGGTGACGGCGCGGGTCCGCTGCATCGAGGTGGACGGGAAACGCACGGTGTGGGAGATCGAGGCCCGGGACGAGGCGGATGTCATCGGCAGGGGAACCCATGAGCGCGTAACGGTCAATCTGGACAGATTCAGCGCCCGGGTGGCGGCAAAAGGCAAGGCGGCAAAGGGCTGA
- a CDS encoding TVP38/TMEM64 family protein, with protein MRWKKLLIALAGGLGVGLFLWFDLGRFLTLEALRANRQSLMAYHAAHRALMAAGFMAVYIIQTALSLPGAAVLSLAAGAIFGSLRGTVYANIAATIGATLAFLVTRYLLRDAIQNRFGTRLETMNRELEARGFNYLLFLRLVPLFPFFLINLAAGLTRLPLRTFVLGTMIGIIPGGFVYVNAGASLATVTSLSGIASPRVLGSFALLGLFALLPVLYNRRKAGRTPPNPPAES; from the coding sequence ATGCGGTGGAAAAAGCTCCTGATCGCCCTGGCCGGGGGGCTCGGGGTGGGCCTGTTCCTCTGGTTCGACCTGGGACGCTTCCTGACCCTGGAGGCCCTCAGGGCCAACCGCCAGAGCCTGATGGCATACCATGCCGCCCATAGGGCCCTCATGGCAGCCGGCTTCATGGCGGTCTACATCATCCAGACCGCCCTCTCCCTCCCGGGCGCCGCCGTCCTTTCCCTGGCTGCCGGCGCCATCTTCGGTTCGCTCAGGGGAACGGTCTACGCAAATATCGCCGCCACCATCGGCGCCACCCTGGCCTTTCTGGTGACCCGCTATCTGCTGCGCGATGCGATCCAGAACCGGTTCGGCACGAGACTGGAAACCATGAACCGGGAGTTGGAGGCCCGCGGCTTCAACTACCTGCTCTTTCTGCGGCTGGTGCCGCTGTTTCCCTTTTTCCTGATCAACCTGGCGGCTGGCTTGACCCGACTGCCGCTGCGCACCTTCGTGCTCGGCACCATGATCGGCATCATCCCCGGCGGTTTCGTTTATGTCAACGCCGGGGCCAGCCTGGCCACCGTCACGTCCCTCTCCGGCATCGCCTCACCGCGGGTGCTGGGCTCGTTTGCCCTCCTGGGCCTGTTCGCGCTCCTGCCGGTGCTGTACAACCGGCGGAAGGCGGGCAGAACCCCTCCGAATCCTCCCGCTGAAAGCTAA
- a CDS encoding universal stress protein: MHKKILLAYDGTEEGRVALLECADIAHLLRAETHLLAVMRMPAGVFLAEGFVPETFLEKEQRHIQSTIDDGVALLREGGGSAYGHLAYGEPVEEICRLAAELEVDLIVLGHQKQTSFASRWWKGSVGVSLLERAPCSILVAVGD; encoded by the coding sequence ATGCACAAAAAGATCCTGCTCGCTTATGACGGCACCGAGGAGGGCCGGGTGGCGCTCCTCGAATGCGCAGACATTGCCCACCTGCTCCGTGCGGAAACCCACCTGCTGGCGGTCATGCGCATGCCGGCGGGCGTCTTTCTCGCCGAGGGTTTTGTGCCGGAGACGTTTCTGGAGAAGGAACAGCGGCATATCCAGAGCACCATCGACGATGGGGTCGCCCTGTTACGCGAGGGTGGGGGTAGCGCTTACGGCCATCTGGCTTACGGGGAGCCGGTTGAAGAGATCTGCCGCCTGGCGGCCGAACTGGAGGTGGACCTGATCGTGCTGGGGCACCAGAAGCAGACATCCTTTGCCTCCCGCTGGTGGAAAGGGTCGGTGGGCGTATCGCTTCTGGAACGGGCTCCGTGCAGTATCCTGGTGGCGGTCGGCGACTAG
- a CDS encoding PilZ domain-containing protein: METRLVPRHRSDQLPDSLSTVLLVLPDRFEITSQLMDISCQGMKLAIPPTPVPLTIPRKSETVEVVFHASRLRVSCRCIYSSYNPDGSISMGMYVFDPHQQDQLRTLLAENE, from the coding sequence ATGGAAACCCGACTTGTCCCCCGCCACCGCTCCGACCAGTTACCTGACTCCCTGTCCACGGTCCTGCTCGTATTGCCCGACAGGTTCGAGATTACATCACAGTTGATGGATATCAGCTGTCAGGGGATGAAGCTCGCCATCCCCCCGACCCCCGTCCCCCTGACGATCCCCCGAAAGAGCGAAACCGTCGAGGTTGTCTTTCACGCTTCGCGCCTGCGGGTTAGCTGCCGGTGTATCTATTCCTCCTACAATCCTGACGGCAGCATATCCATGGGTATGTATGTCTTCGACCCCCATCAGCAGGACCAGTTGCGCACCCTTCTGGCGGAAAACGAGTAA